In the Hordeum vulgare subsp. vulgare chromosome 7H, MorexV3_pseudomolecules_assembly, whole genome shotgun sequence genome, one interval contains:
- the LOC123411237 gene encoding ribonucleoside-diphosphate reductase large subunit-like, which produces MQRVQNNEDWSLFCPNEAPGLADCWGEKFEELYKKYEKAGKATKVIPAQTLWFDILKAQIETGTPYMLYLIVMGSRLLKAWGH; this is translated from the exons ATGCAAAGAGTACAAAATAATGAGGATTGGTCCCTGTTTTGTCCTAATGAAGCTCCGGGGTTGGCTGATTGCTGGGGTGAGAAGTTTGAGGAATTGTACAAGAAATATGAGAAAGCA GGCAAAGCGACAAAGGTCATTCCAGCACAGACCCTCTGGTTTGACATTTTGAAGgcacagatagaaactggcacaccTTATATGCTCTATCTTATTGTTATGGGTTCAAGGCTACTTAAGGCATGGGGGCATTAA